A single Pedobacter sp. PACM 27299 DNA region contains:
- a CDS encoding SusC/RagA family TonB-linked outer membrane protein, with the protein MYKIYTKIILPFAPVFRRLMEADKTQIIMRLKLMSVILLATFMQVSANGFAQKVSLTKNNISLEQLFSEIRKQTGYNVLWSVEQVDQQWKMNANFNSTPIEEVLEKSLKNYGLTYVIDQKTIVIKSKNGGKPELTAVLLEIKGKVTDESGNPLPGAVIRVKNSSIGSSAGTDGSFMLKGVSENSFLFISYIGYQSQEVKVEGSKYIQVSLKPSMVNLDQVQVVSNGYQTIKRQQLTGAFATLSGDDYKQSIPVNSNVLENMEGKLAGLVMNVNASGSEDSSPISIRGVSTFNAVKSPLIVLNGFPTEISLESINPYDVVSVTVLKDAAAAAIYGVRASNGVIIIMTKKGTEGAPKFQINSTVSFKPKPNFKKLDLLTGRGFVDLEASLAKNNIVNNFMTKESFDLEGGTYTPVYAAVDDLLNGVISQEEADAIFNQYAAYDNTKDYQKLFQQNRYLRALDLNASGGTKNATYFFGVNRVDNDQLVKGAAFNKTTLTYRGSMDFLKVLSLDVQGVYSNTNDHSPTAPDYMAIKPYEGFLDANGTAIATFLRPYSNSPYFGYDGSYGSINAEKNQQNIAMGLYDGNYYPYNDFVDYKNETKGNNFRFQGNLKAKITKDLNVEIGGAFEKGLSTNNFISSESAYENRMRLNYFAKAGQNGPEFRIPKGGSKQSNNYTTEAYTIRAQATYNKLINDNHDLSFLAGVEQRKLTYRTERNTLFGYDDRSLTSKPFDAGLLGNYNFAPDYMYELVPLSGYLSDYSSYSDFFNQTYRDDRFVSAYANGAYTFNKKYSVTGSLRIDQSNLFGSDPKFRYTPLWSAGAAWNIKGEDFLQNVSWLDELKLRVATGYNGNIIKLSGPYNILNNRINSQAQPEPIIGYYVQTPANSGLRWEKTVNYNFGLDFGLGMNRISGSVDYYIKHAEDVFSYLATDATKGFSNQLVNNAEIMNKGLELNLRSVNILNDHFSWSTQLTASFNKNEVLKYRVNTAPTTFNQVNGGQSVEGYPLNAIFTYNYKGLNELGQPMVDDGNGNNVILRNNFGDVVDIPLSALHYAGTTDPKYVLGLTNQFKMGNFDLSMLFMYYGGHVSRIAPPNYNAFRPINGAQDFWKQSGDELNTRMPGIPVYGTDNYFDYAAINGYTYATEFVRKMDFIALRNVTLTYKLKSEFSKKLGLDQTKLSIQVQNPYKYVFSGNDVDPETIDFRSGIRSFGVVPAYTFSLTTNF; encoded by the coding sequence ATGTATAAAATTTATACTAAAATCATACTGCCCTTTGCGCCGGTTTTCCGGCGGCTAATGGAGGCAGATAAAACACAAATAATTATGCGATTGAAGCTGATGAGCGTAATTCTGCTGGCCACTTTTATGCAGGTGAGTGCCAATGGTTTTGCGCAAAAGGTATCATTAACAAAGAACAACATCTCGCTGGAACAGCTGTTTAGCGAGATTAGAAAACAGACCGGTTACAACGTGCTGTGGTCTGTGGAACAAGTAGATCAGCAATGGAAAATGAACGCCAATTTTAACAGTACGCCAATAGAAGAAGTGCTGGAGAAATCGCTTAAAAACTATGGGCTGACCTATGTAATTGACCAGAAAACCATAGTGATTAAGTCTAAAAATGGCGGGAAACCTGAACTTACGGCAGTGCTTTTAGAAATAAAAGGCAAGGTAACGGATGAGTCCGGTAATCCCTTACCAGGCGCTGTAATTCGCGTGAAAAACAGCAGCATCGGCTCAAGCGCTGGTACAGACGGTTCCTTTATGCTGAAAGGCGTTTCTGAAAATTCCTTCCTTTTCATTTCTTATATCGGTTATCAAAGCCAGGAAGTAAAAGTGGAAGGCTCAAAGTACATTCAGGTCTCGCTAAAACCGAGCATGGTGAATTTAGATCAGGTACAGGTAGTCAGTAATGGTTACCAGACGATTAAACGTCAGCAGTTAACAGGTGCTTTTGCGACTTTATCTGGCGATGATTACAAACAGAGCATTCCGGTAAACAGCAATGTGCTGGAAAACATGGAAGGTAAACTGGCTGGATTAGTGATGAATGTAAATGCCTCTGGCAGCGAAGACAGCAGTCCGATCAGCATTCGTGGGGTCTCTACTTTTAATGCGGTAAAATCTCCTTTAATTGTGTTGAACGGCTTTCCGACTGAAATCAGCCTGGAGTCGATCAATCCTTACGACGTCGTGTCGGTAACAGTATTAAAAGATGCCGCCGCTGCGGCTATTTATGGGGTGCGTGCCTCCAATGGGGTGATCATTATCATGACCAAAAAAGGAACAGAAGGTGCGCCAAAGTTTCAGATCAATTCAACAGTTTCCTTTAAACCAAAGCCTAATTTTAAAAAGCTGGATTTATTGACTGGCCGCGGATTTGTTGATTTAGAAGCCAGTCTGGCGAAGAATAACATCGTCAATAACTTCATGACCAAGGAGAGTTTTGACCTGGAAGGTGGAACTTACACCCCAGTGTATGCTGCTGTAGATGATTTATTGAATGGAGTCATCAGCCAGGAGGAAGCAGATGCGATCTTTAATCAGTACGCCGCGTACGACAATACCAAAGACTACCAAAAGCTATTCCAGCAAAACCGTTACCTAAGAGCATTGGATTTAAATGCCAGCGGCGGAACAAAAAATGCTACCTATTTTTTCGGTGTCAATCGTGTAGACAATGACCAGCTGGTAAAAGGTGCAGCCTTTAATAAAACCACCTTAACCTACCGTGGTTCGATGGATTTCCTGAAAGTGCTGAGCCTGGATGTTCAGGGGGTATATTCCAACACCAATGACCATAGTCCGACTGCCCCTGATTATATGGCGATAAAACCTTATGAAGGATTCTTAGATGCAAATGGAACTGCAATCGCCACTTTTTTGAGGCCTTACAGCAACAGTCCATATTTTGGATATGATGGCAGTTACGGCAGTATAAATGCAGAAAAAAACCAGCAGAACATCGCCATGGGGCTGTACGACGGTAACTATTACCCTTATAACGACTTTGTAGATTATAAGAATGAAACCAAAGGCAATAACTTCCGCTTTCAGGGAAACCTTAAAGCGAAAATTACCAAAGACCTGAATGTGGAGATCGGTGGTGCCTTTGAAAAAGGTTTAAGTACCAATAATTTCATTTCTTCTGAATCTGCTTACGAAAATAGAATGCGCCTAAACTATTTTGCTAAAGCCGGACAGAACGGACCAGAATTTAGAATTCCTAAAGGTGGTTCAAAACAAAGCAATAACTATACAACCGAGGCTTACACCATCAGGGCACAGGCAACTTATAACAAGCTGATCAATGATAACCATGATTTATCGTTCCTGGCAGGTGTGGAACAGCGTAAATTGACTTACCGTACCGAGCGCAATACCTTATTTGGTTATGATGACCGCTCTTTAACCTCTAAGCCCTTTGATGCCGGACTTTTAGGAAACTACAATTTTGCACCGGATTATATGTATGAACTGGTTCCACTTTCTGGTTACCTGAGCGACTACTCTTCTTACAGTGACTTTTTCAACCAAACTTACCGCGACGATCGTTTCGTGTCTGCTTATGCAAATGGCGCTTATACTTTTAACAAAAAATATAGTGTGACCGGTAGTTTAAGGATCGATCAATCCAATTTATTTGGTTCTGATCCAAAATTCAGATATACGCCATTATGGTCGGCAGGAGCTGCATGGAACATTAAAGGAGAAGATTTCCTGCAAAATGTATCTTGGTTAGACGAACTTAAATTAAGAGTGGCGACTGGTTACAATGGTAACATTATCAAATTAAGCGGCCCTTACAACATTCTGAATAACAGAATTAATAGTCAGGCGCAGCCGGAACCAATCATAGGTTACTATGTACAAACCCCTGCAAACAGTGGTTTAAGATGGGAAAAGACGGTAAACTATAACTTCGGACTAGATTTCGGATTGGGGATGAACCGCATTTCTGGAAGCGTTGATTACTATATCAAACACGCGGAAGATGTGTTTTCTTACCTCGCTACCGATGCTACGAAAGGTTTCTCGAACCAGTTGGTGAACAATGCGGAAATCATGAATAAAGGCTTAGAATTGAACCTGAGAAGTGTAAATATATTGAACGACCATTTCTCCTGGAGTACGCAGCTAACCGCTTCTTTCAACAAGAATGAGGTGTTGAAATATAGAGTAAATACTGCTCCAACTACCTTCAATCAGGTAAACGGCGGACAAAGTGTAGAAGGATATCCATTAAACGCCATCTTCACCTATAACTATAAAGGATTGAATGAACTGGGGCAGCCGATGGTAGATGATGGAAATGGCAATAACGTAATCCTGAGAAACAATTTCGGAGATGTGGTGGACATTCCTTTATCGGCACTTCATTATGCAGGAACAACCGATCCTAAGTATGTTTTAGGTTTAACCAACCAGTTTAAGATGGGCAATTTTGACCTGTCGATGCTGTTCATGTATTATGGTGGCCATGTATCCAGAATTGCTCCACCAAACTACAATGCATTCAGGCCAATCAATGGCGCACAGGATTTCTGGAAGCAATCAGGGGATGAACTAAATACCCGTATGCCAGGTATTCCTGTTTATGGCACCGATAACTATTTCGATTATGCGGCAATTAATGGCTATACCTATGCTACTGAGTTTGTGAGAAAAATGGATTTCATCGCCCTGCGCAATGTAACCCTGACTTATAAACTGAAGTCGGAATTTTCTAAAAAACTAGGCTTAGACCAAACAAAGCTGTCTATTCAGGTTCAGAATCCCTACAAATATGTGTTTAGTGGGAATGATGTAGATCCGGAAACCATCGACTTTAGAAGTGGCATCCGAAGCTTTGGTGTGGTCCCTGCTTACACTTTTTCTTTAACCACTAATTTTTAA
- a CDS encoding M16 family metallopeptidase, translating into MNTPNFKISLIIGLIFFTAVSAGAQNKPNKQSKYQWKTAVSAGYLYRYITNDPAKARFYTLKNGLTVILSEHKKEPRITSKIAVRAGSNTDPKEHTGLAHYLEHLLFKGTDKYGSLDWAKEQPLVQEIEERYEQYNKTTDVAERKAMYRGIDSLSVMASKYAIANEYDKLMGAMGGQGTNAHTWVEETVYEEDIPASAVDKFLTVQAERFRNPVFRLFHTELEAVYEEKNESLDNDGWKIQQAMHHYLFPTHNYGQQSTIGTIEHLKNPSLKAIRKYYNDYYVPNNMAVIMVGDFNSDELVKKIDQQMGYMKAAPVKAYQPAAEKPLAGPIVQDIYGPTSESLALGYRISANGTRNALMAGLVAEILSNGKAGLLDLNLSQPQKVLQAGAYTRQYKDYGIFSIYAAPKEGQSLKDVKDLVLAQIELLKTGDFSEVLLKAIVANQKLTALNNITDNASRAEDLMSDYIKSNSKNWIQEVSRIDDLEKVTKAEIVSFSKTFFAHNYVVLNKYKGEGPQVDKVEKPPITAVETNAGSQSDFLKMVGQIPAETIAPKWLDFQKDIQHGKFGAAEIYAVQNKNNQLFRQYFQFEMGKWNSKLLPVAAAYLSFLSHDKKFYELACNFFLNVDNQVTTIGLTGLQENYSKAMQLLKEVLSNGQVDQSAFIAMKENLLKNRQNNKLNKGSMMQAMLSYAAYGKNNPYNFTLTDAEINNLKPEVLIAVLRDLFQYKYSVIYYGPTGLPEYNVLLQANHQVPTQFKAYPEATFFKKLEQNENKVLFTDYNMLQADVSWYRNANVYAPAQEVTADLFNNYFGFGMGSVVFQTLRESKALAYSTSAIYGKPRKKEDQFYVTAFIGCQADKVDDAIQGMNALLNDLPYNEKAFQSAKISLSTNLETERIMEDRIIFSYIDAKRKGLDYDLRKDAYAAIPKISFSDIKKLHQDYFANQAYTYCIVGSQKNLPLTQLSKYGKVESLSLETLFGY; encoded by the coding sequence ATGAACACACCTAACTTTAAAATTAGCCTGATTATCGGGCTAATTTTTTTTACGGCTGTATCTGCCGGCGCGCAAAACAAGCCAAACAAACAAAGTAAATACCAATGGAAAACAGCGGTATCGGCTGGCTATTTGTATAGATACATCACTAACGATCCTGCTAAAGCCAGATTTTATACCTTAAAAAATGGCCTTACCGTCATCCTCAGTGAGCACAAAAAAGAACCAAGGATCACTTCTAAGATTGCAGTCCGGGCAGGAAGTAATACAGATCCGAAAGAACATACTGGTTTAGCACATTATCTGGAGCATTTGCTGTTTAAAGGGACGGATAAATATGGTTCTTTAGACTGGGCAAAAGAGCAGCCTCTGGTTCAGGAAATCGAAGAACGCTACGAACAATACAATAAAACAACAGATGTGGCGGAAAGAAAAGCCATGTATAGAGGGATAGATTCCCTGTCTGTAATGGCCTCAAAATATGCCATCGCCAATGAATATGATAAGTTGATGGGGGCAATGGGTGGCCAGGGTACAAATGCACATACCTGGGTAGAGGAAACTGTTTACGAAGAGGATATCCCTGCCAGTGCGGTAGATAAATTCCTGACCGTTCAGGCGGAGCGTTTCCGCAATCCGGTGTTTAGGTTGTTTCATACCGAGCTGGAAGCAGTTTATGAGGAGAAGAATGAATCCCTGGATAATGATGGATGGAAAATCCAGCAGGCCATGCACCATTATTTGTTCCCAACACATAATTACGGTCAGCAAAGCACTATCGGTACGATTGAACATTTGAAAAATCCTTCTTTGAAAGCGATTAGGAAATATTACAACGATTATTATGTGCCTAATAATATGGCCGTGATTATGGTGGGTGATTTCAATTCCGATGAGCTGGTGAAAAAGATCGATCAGCAAATGGGCTATATGAAAGCAGCGCCAGTGAAAGCTTATCAGCCGGCAGCAGAAAAGCCTTTGGCAGGACCCATTGTACAGGATATTTATGGGCCTACTTCTGAAAGCCTGGCTTTGGGCTATCGAATTAGTGCAAACGGAACAAGAAATGCGTTAATGGCGGGTTTGGTGGCTGAAATTCTTTCCAATGGAAAGGCAGGTTTGCTGGACTTAAACTTGTCGCAGCCACAAAAGGTATTACAGGCAGGAGCTTACACCCGACAGTATAAAGATTACGGTATATTCTCAATTTATGCAGCACCAAAAGAAGGCCAGAGCCTAAAAGATGTCAAAGATTTAGTCTTGGCACAAATTGAGCTGCTGAAAACCGGAGATTTCTCTGAGGTATTGCTGAAAGCGATCGTAGCCAATCAGAAGCTGACTGCTTTAAACAATATCACGGACAATGCTTCCAGAGCAGAAGATTTGATGAGTGACTACATCAAGTCGAATAGCAAAAACTGGATTCAGGAAGTTTCCAGAATTGATGATTTAGAGAAAGTAACCAAGGCGGAAATCGTTAGTTTTTCAAAGACATTTTTTGCACACAACTATGTGGTATTAAACAAGTACAAGGGAGAGGGACCTCAGGTGGATAAAGTAGAAAAACCACCGATTACTGCAGTAGAAACTAATGCGGGTTCACAATCAGATTTCCTTAAAATGGTAGGACAGATTCCAGCCGAAACCATTGCTCCGAAATGGCTGGATTTCCAAAAAGACATTCAGCATGGAAAATTTGGAGCGGCTGAAATTTATGCTGTACAAAACAAAAACAACCAGTTATTTCGTCAGTATTTTCAATTCGAAATGGGAAAATGGAATAGTAAGCTTTTGCCGGTAGCGGCAGCTTACCTCAGCTTCCTCAGTCACGATAAAAAGTTCTATGAACTGGCTTGTAATTTCTTCCTGAATGTGGACAACCAGGTGACTACCATCGGCCTGACTGGATTACAGGAAAACTATAGCAAAGCCATGCAATTGCTGAAAGAAGTTTTATCAAATGGTCAGGTAGATCAGTCTGCTTTTATCGCGATGAAAGAAAACCTGTTAAAAAACCGCCAGAACAACAAGCTAAACAAGGGAAGTATGATGCAGGCCATGTTAAGCTATGCGGCTTATGGCAAAAACAATCCTTATAATTTTACCCTGACGGATGCTGAAATTAACAACTTGAAACCAGAAGTACTGATCGCCGTACTTCGGGATCTTTTTCAATACAAGTACAGCGTCATTTATTATGGACCGACAGGATTGCCGGAATATAACGTGCTGCTTCAAGCAAATCATCAGGTGCCAACGCAATTCAAGGCCTATCCTGAAGCTACCTTCTTTAAAAAGCTGGAACAAAATGAAAACAAGGTGCTATTTACAGATTATAACATGCTGCAGGCTGATGTGAGCTGGTATCGCAATGCGAATGTATATGCACCAGCGCAGGAAGTCACTGCCGATTTGTTCAATAATTACTTCGGTTTTGGTATGGGCTCTGTCGTTTTTCAAACTTTAAGGGAATCGAAAGCTTTGGCTTACAGTACCAGTGCTATTTATGGAAAACCAAGGAAAAAAGAAGACCAGTTTTATGTGACTGCATTTATTGGTTGTCAGGCCGATAAGGTAGATGATGCGATCCAAGGAATGAATGCTTTATTGAACGATTTACCTTATAATGAAAAGGCATTTCAATCTGCCAAAATAAGCCTTTCTACGAATCTGGAAACAGAAAGAATCATGGAAGATCGAATTATATTCAGTTATATTGATGCAAAGCGCAAAGGTCTGGATTATGATTTAAGGAAAGACGCTTATGCAGCAATTCCTAAGATATCCTTCTCGGATATTAAAAAGCTGCACCAAGATTATTTTGCAAACCAGGCTTATACGTATTGTATCGTAGGTTCGCAGAAAAACCTACCACTTACTCAGCTTTCGAAATATGGGAAAGTGGAAAGCTTATCTTTAGAAACGCTGTTTGGGTATTAA
- a CDS encoding RagB/SusD family nutrient uptake outer membrane protein, which translates to MRKIYTLMLFCTVMISASCSKFLEVKPVGIIIPEKTNDYELLLDDINITRSFYSSTIFTYDDISNVTFSPQTETSIDANLYFWKTYLDVNSQSRPAAWADYYNNISNLNVILEGVLSAADGTPQKRKQIYAEALVARTFPYFHLLSLFAPAYDPLTATADLGLPFVVSTDQNVPLPDRLTLKANYEQLIADILTAIPDLPTQNINKSRITKNVAYGMLSRIYMSMRDYPNALKYAELVIASGNAVLLNYNDYASSNDLPQTNVSPEELFLRYSTNSRYRFSNELLAKFDPAVDLRMKLFTATDAGVVSFQNANYNPNRGITYAEIYLNKAECLARSGAVDQAMDVLNNTIRINRIAADAYEPLEAADQEDAVSLILLERRRELAFKGLRWSDMKRLDKEKRMQPVVRYAPNGTMVFETLTPGSLKYTFQIPLQTQLFNPNMKLNPR; encoded by the coding sequence ATGAGAAAGATATATACTTTAATGCTCTTTTGTACTGTGATGATCAGCGCCTCTTGCAGCAAGTTTCTTGAAGTAAAGCCTGTAGGAATTATTATTCCAGAGAAAACCAATGATTATGAGCTATTGCTGGATGACATCAACATCACCAGGTCGTTTTATTCGAGTACGATTTTTACGTATGATGACATCAGCAATGTGACCTTTAGCCCGCAGACGGAAACTTCAATAGATGCGAATCTTTATTTCTGGAAGACCTATTTAGATGTAAACTCACAAAGCAGGCCAGCAGCCTGGGCAGATTACTACAACAACATCAGTAATTTAAACGTGATTTTGGAAGGCGTACTAAGCGCTGCCGACGGTACTCCGCAAAAACGCAAGCAGATTTATGCCGAAGCATTAGTGGCAAGAACTTTCCCATATTTTCATTTGCTGAGCCTCTTTGCACCGGCTTATGATCCTTTGACCGCAACTGCTGATTTGGGATTGCCATTTGTAGTCTCTACAGATCAGAATGTTCCATTGCCAGATCGCCTGACCTTAAAGGCGAATTATGAGCAGCTAATTGCAGACATTCTAACAGCGATTCCGGATTTACCAACTCAGAATATCAATAAAAGCAGGATTACGAAAAACGTAGCCTACGGAATGCTGTCGCGCATTTATATGAGCATGCGCGATTATCCAAATGCCTTAAAATATGCGGAACTGGTGATTGCCAGTGGAAATGCAGTATTGCTGAATTATAATGATTACGCCTCTTCTAATGACCTCCCACAAACCAATGTGAGTCCGGAAGAGTTGTTTTTGCGCTACTCCACGAATTCCAGATATAGGTTTTCAAATGAGCTGCTTGCAAAATTCGATCCTGCTGTCGACTTGCGTATGAAGCTGTTTACTGCAACTGATGCTGGTGTGGTCAGTTTTCAGAATGCCAATTATAATCCAAACCGAGGCATTACTTACGCTGAAATTTATTTGAATAAAGCAGAATGTCTGGCCAGAAGCGGAGCTGTTGACCAAGCAATGGATGTGCTGAACAATACCATTCGTATCAATAGAATTGCAGCAGATGCCTATGAGCCTTTGGAAGCAGCAGATCAGGAAGATGCAGTCAGTCTGATTTTATTGGAACGCAGAAGAGAACTGGCTTTTAAAGGTTTAAGGTGGAGTGATATGAAACGCCTCGATAAAGAAAAGAGAATGCAGCCAGTGGTTCGCTATGCGCCAAATGGAACTATGGTATTCGAAACGCTAACACCAGGAAGTTTGAAATATACTTTCCAGATTCCTTTACAAACCCAACTGTTTAATCCAAACATGAAATTAAATCCAAGATAA
- a CDS encoding TlpA disulfide reductase family protein encodes MKKLIIYSLCLLPVISVAQAPFTLKGKIGNYSAPAKVFVSYAGGPSGNQLVRDSAVLTNGVFIIKGPAIKEPKSIELQFSPKGYSRNKLAMESYKLHNDLEHMDKFRMLVQSGKNEISSKDSLKNSVIGGSQIELQRRKFESFIKPVLTPLMEEEQSWTAMAELRTQNKPIEEKAYLASLEKRKDLERAYKLKLADFVRANPDDYFSAVALTKILSAGTQVSAVDQQKTEDLVFVKELVKVLTPKAKQYQVFAGVQYYISELEKRPVNITYKNFSQFTPEGKSVSLDDFKGKYLFVDFWASWCGPCRGENPNVLRAYNNYKQDGLEILGVSFDDKKEAWLKAIEEDKMPWTQISVLKGFQNEAAELYDIQGIPSSILINPEGKIIAYDLRAEDLERKLLEIFKH; translated from the coding sequence ATGAAAAAACTAATCATATATAGCCTATGCCTGCTGCCAGTAATCTCGGTAGCACAGGCTCCATTCACGCTCAAAGGAAAAATCGGTAACTATTCAGCGCCTGCCAAAGTATTTGTCAGCTATGCTGGAGGACCTTCGGGGAACCAATTGGTAAGAGACTCTGCAGTATTAACTAATGGCGTATTTATCATCAAAGGCCCTGCGATTAAAGAACCTAAATCAATAGAGCTTCAGTTCAGCCCTAAAGGTTACAGCAGAAATAAGCTGGCGATGGAGTCTTATAAGCTTCACAATGACCTGGAACATATGGATAAATTCAGGATGTTAGTGCAGTCTGGAAAAAATGAAATCAGCTCGAAAGATTCCTTAAAGAACAGTGTGATTGGCGGCAGTCAGATTGAATTACAGCGCAGGAAATTTGAATCCTTTATTAAACCGGTTTTAACGCCATTAATGGAAGAGGAGCAGAGCTGGACAGCGATGGCTGAGTTAAGAACTCAAAACAAGCCGATCGAGGAGAAAGCTTACTTGGCCTCATTAGAAAAAAGAAAGGATTTAGAGCGTGCTTATAAATTAAAGTTAGCAGATTTTGTTCGCGCCAATCCTGATGATTATTTCAGTGCGGTTGCGCTGACCAAAATCCTTTCGGCAGGGACACAAGTAAGTGCTGTAGATCAGCAAAAGACAGAAGATCTGGTGTTTGTAAAGGAACTGGTAAAGGTTTTAACGCCAAAAGCAAAGCAATATCAGGTTTTCGCTGGGGTTCAATATTATATCAGTGAACTGGAAAAAAGACCGGTGAATATTACCTATAAAAACTTCAGCCAATTTACACCGGAAGGGAAGTCTGTCAGCTTAGACGACTTCAAAGGGAAGTACCTGTTTGTGGATTTCTGGGCGTCATGGTGCGGCCCTTGTCGTGGGGAAAACCCTAATGTACTGCGCGCCTACAACAACTATAAGCAAGACGGACTGGAGATTTTAGGGGTTTCATTTGATGATAAAAAAGAAGCCTGGCTGAAAGCGATAGAAGAGGATAAAATGCCATGGACGCAGATTTCTGTGCTGAAAGGTTTTCAGAATGAAGCAGCCGAACTGTATGATATACAGGGTATTCCTTCCAGTATCCTGATCAATCCAGAAGGAAAAATCATTGCTTATGATCTTCGTGCGGAAGATTTAGAAAGAAAATTATTGGAAATATTTAAACACTAG